A genomic segment from Deltaproteobacteria bacterium encodes:
- the gcvP gene encoding aminomethyl-transferring glycine dehydrogenase has protein sequence MNDLFHHPDVFADRHVGPDQAEVDEMLQALKVASLDALVAETVPGSIRLPKPLNLPAPRSELELLAELEQVAAQNQVFKSYIGMGYHDTFTPPVILRNILLNPGWYTAYTPYQAEIAQGRLEALLNFQTMVGDLTGLEIANASLLDEGTAAAEAMSMLYGVHGKDVHAFFVSDSCHPQTIDVVKTRAAAVNIEIVVGDWKTFDPAAKPVFGALLQYPATDGGVHDYRPFIEKLHTAGGFVAVAADLMSLALLTPPGELGADVAIGSTQRFGVPLGYGGPHAAFFSTKSQFARHMPGRIIGVSQDANGKPALRMALQTREQHIRREKATSNICTAQVLLAVMSGMYAVWHGPKGVRAIADRVHRMTVALARGLSAMGFKLKHEAFFDTLRVEGTAAQVKAVHAAAAKLHINFRHLDAQSIGVSLDETTTADDLANILASFAGHSTPPALEELARDLAPRIPTALARTSSYLTHPVFNRHHSETEMQRYIRSLEAKDLSLVHSMIPLGSCTMKLNAASEMAPITWPGFSKLHPFAPAEQAQGYQRIFKDLEKWLGEITGFAAVSLQPNAGSQGEYAGLLVIRRYHESRGDTHRTVCLIPQSAHGTNPASAVMAGFEVVVTKTDEKGNIDLADLEAKAEEHKAKLGAVMVTYPSTHGVFEEGIQKLCEIVHARGGQVYMDGANMNAQVGLTSPGFIGADVCHLNLHKTFCIPHGGGGPGMGPIAVAAHLAPFLPGHPLAQVGGDKAIGPIAAAPWGSASILLISWMYIALMGESGLTRATKLAILNANYVAEKLAEHYPVLYRGTKGRVAHECILDPRKLKQTAGIEVEDIAKRLMDYGFHAPTISFPVSGTMMVEPTESEPKAELDRFIDALTSIRAEIREIEEGRQPKDGNLLKHAPHTAEVVLADAWVRPYPRERAAFPAPWVRAHKFWPSVGRLNNVLGDRKLVCSCPPVSDYEKPQPQLS, from the coding sequence GGCTACCACGACACCTTCACGCCGCCGGTGATCCTCCGGAACATCCTGCTCAACCCGGGCTGGTACACCGCGTACACGCCGTACCAGGCGGAGATCGCCCAGGGCCGGCTCGAGGCGCTGCTCAACTTCCAGACCATGGTGGGCGACCTCACCGGCCTGGAGATCGCCAACGCCTCGCTGCTCGACGAAGGCACCGCGGCGGCTGAAGCGATGAGCATGCTCTACGGCGTCCACGGCAAGGACGTGCACGCGTTCTTCGTGAGCGATTCCTGCCACCCGCAGACCATCGACGTGGTGAAGACGCGCGCGGCGGCGGTGAACATCGAGATCGTCGTCGGCGATTGGAAGACCTTCGATCCCGCCGCGAAGCCCGTGTTCGGCGCGCTCCTGCAGTACCCCGCGACCGACGGCGGCGTGCACGACTACCGGCCGTTCATCGAGAAGCTGCACACGGCGGGCGGCTTCGTGGCCGTGGCCGCCGACTTGATGAGCCTCGCGCTGCTCACGCCCCCGGGCGAGCTCGGCGCCGACGTGGCCATCGGCAGCACCCAGCGCTTCGGCGTGCCGCTGGGCTACGGCGGCCCGCACGCGGCGTTCTTCTCCACCAAGTCGCAGTTTGCGCGGCACATGCCCGGGCGCATCATCGGCGTCTCGCAGGACGCGAACGGCAAGCCCGCGCTGCGCATGGCCCTGCAGACGCGCGAGCAGCACATCCGCCGCGAGAAGGCGACGTCGAACATCTGCACCGCGCAGGTGCTGCTCGCCGTCATGTCCGGGATGTACGCGGTGTGGCACGGGCCCAAGGGCGTGCGCGCCATCGCCGATCGCGTGCATCGCATGACGGTGGCCCTGGCGCGCGGCCTCTCGGCGATGGGCTTCAAGCTCAAGCACGAAGCCTTCTTCGACACCCTGCGCGTGGAAGGCACGGCCGCGCAGGTGAAGGCGGTGCACGCCGCGGCCGCCAAGCTGCACATCAACTTCCGGCACCTGGACGCGCAGAGCATCGGCGTGTCGCTCGACGAGACGACGACCGCGGACGACCTCGCGAACATCCTCGCCAGCTTCGCCGGCCACTCGACGCCGCCCGCGCTCGAGGAGCTCGCCCGCGATCTCGCGCCGCGCATTCCCACGGCGCTCGCGCGGACCTCGAGCTACCTCACGCACCCCGTCTTCAACCGGCACCACTCCGAGACGGAGATGCAGCGCTACATCCGGAGCCTGGAAGCAAAAGACCTGTCGCTGGTCCACTCGATGATCCCGCTGGGCAGCTGCACCATGAAGCTCAACGCCGCCAGCGAGATGGCGCCCATCACCTGGCCGGGCTTCAGCAAGCTGCACCCCTTCGCGCCCGCCGAGCAGGCCCAGGGCTACCAGCGCATCTTCAAGGACCTCGAGAAGTGGCTCGGCGAGATCACCGGCTTTGCGGCGGTGTCGCTGCAGCCCAATGCGGGCAGCCAGGGCGAGTACGCGGGCCTGCTCGTCATCCGCCGCTACCACGAGAGCCGCGGCGACACGCACCGCACGGTTTGCCTCATTCCGCAGAGCGCGCACGGGACGAATCCTGCGAGCGCCGTGATGGCCGGGTTTGAAGTTGTGGTCACCAAGACCGACGAGAAGGGCAACATCGATCTCGCGGACCTCGAGGCCAAGGCCGAGGAGCACAAGGCCAAGCTCGGCGCGGTGATGGTGACGTACCCGTCGACGCACGGCGTGTTCGAGGAGGGCATCCAGAAGCTCTGCGAGATCGTCCACGCGCGCGGCGGCCAGGTGTACATGGACGGCGCCAACATGAACGCCCAGGTGGGCCTCACCAGCCCGGGCTTCATCGGCGCGGACGTCTGCCACCTCAACCTGCACAAGACCTTCTGCATCCCGCACGGCGGCGGCGGGCCGGGCATGGGGCCGATCGCGGTCGCGGCGCACCTCGCGCCGTTCCTGCCCGGTCACCCGCTCGCGCAGGTGGGCGGAGACAAGGCCATCGGCCCGATCGCGGCCGCGCCCTGGGGCTCGGCGAGCATCCTGCTCATCAGCTGGATGTACATCGCGCTCATGGGCGAGAGCGGCCTCACCCGCGCCACGAAGCTGGCGATCCTCAACGCCAACTACGTGGCCGAGAAGCTCGCCGAGCACTACCCGGTGCTCTACCGCGGCACCAAGGGCCGCGTGGCGCACGAGTGCATCCTCGATCCGCGCAAGCTCAAGCAGACCGCGGGCATCGAAGTGGAAGACATCGCCAAGCGGCTCATGGACTACGGCTTCCACGCGCCCACGATCAGCTTCCCCGTCTCGGGCACGATGATGGTGGAGCCCACCGAGAGCGAGCCCAAGGCCGAGCTGGATCGCTTCATCGATGCGCTCACGTCGATCCGCGCGGAGATCCGCGAGATCGAAGAGGGCCGCCAGCCGAAGGACGGCAACCTGCTCAAGCACGCGCCGCACACGGCTGAAGTGGTGCTCGCGGACGCCTGGGTGCGTCCGTACCCGCGCGAGCGCGCGGCGTTCCCGGCGCCGTGGGTGCGCGCGCACAAGTTCTGGCCGAGCGTGGGCCGGCTCAACAACGTGCTCGGCGACCGCAAGCTGGTGTGCAGCTGCCCGCCGGTCTCGGACTACGAGAAGCCGCAGCCGCAGCTGAGCTAG
- a CDS encoding HTTM domain-containing protein, with protein MSAPAIDVPVEAAPVSVPRWAERLLVREPGTPLALFRIGVGLSLLLSLGSVWLHGDVGILWLDPSHGGLSPTSPGWLFHLLGGADLTRIHLVLGATMACGACLVLGLGNRLPAVIALVGYPALVGLQVDAGGSYDSLMGNALWLLVLADSTATLSLDARLRKGSFITGARVPAWPRWLVLYQLVLMYLCTGLQKVSDTWVPGGSLSAIYFIMQQPTWQRGDMHWLAHIFPLTQAATLSVWLFEVGSPLLLLAILLERGQGRVARFLRFIPYRRAWAAFGLSLHLGIWLALEVGCFPILAMSFYAALWAPHDVERARG; from the coding sequence TTGAGCGCGCCGGCGATCGACGTGCCCGTCGAGGCGGCGCCAGTGTCTGTTCCGCGCTGGGCGGAGCGGCTGCTGGTGCGCGAGCCGGGGACGCCGCTGGCGCTCTTTCGAATCGGCGTGGGGCTGAGCCTGCTGCTCTCGCTGGGCTCGGTGTGGCTGCACGGCGACGTGGGGATCTTGTGGCTCGATCCTTCGCACGGCGGTCTCTCGCCGACGTCGCCGGGCTGGCTCTTTCATCTTCTCGGCGGCGCGGATCTCACGCGCATCCACCTCGTGCTCGGCGCCACGATGGCGTGCGGCGCGTGCCTGGTGCTCGGGCTCGGCAATCGGCTGCCGGCGGTGATCGCGCTGGTGGGGTATCCCGCGCTGGTGGGCCTGCAGGTCGATGCGGGCGGCTCGTACGACTCGCTGATGGGCAACGCGCTCTGGCTGCTGGTGCTCGCCGATTCGACCGCGACGCTCTCGCTCGATGCGCGCCTGCGCAAGGGCAGCTTCATCACCGGCGCGCGCGTGCCTGCCTGGCCGCGCTGGCTCGTGCTCTACCAGCTGGTGCTGATGTACCTCTGCACCGGGCTCCAGAAAGTCAGCGACACCTGGGTGCCCGGGGGAAGTCTCTCCGCGATCTACTTCATCATGCAGCAGCCCACGTGGCAGCGCGGCGACATGCACTGGCTCGCGCACATCTTCCCGCTCACCCAGGCCGCGACGCTCTCGGTCTGGCTCTTTGAAGTGGGCTCGCCGCTGCTCTTGCTGGCGATCTTGCTCGAGCGCGGCCAAGGGCGCGTCGCGAGGTTCCTGCGCTTCATTCCCTATCGGCGCGCGTGGGCGGCGTTCGGGCTCTCGTTGCACCTGGGCATCTGGTTGGCGCTCGAGGTGGGCTGCTTTCCGATCTTGGCGATGTCGTTCTACGCGGCGCTCTGGGCCCCGCACGACGTGGAGCGCGCGCGCGGCTGA